A single genomic interval of Calditrichota bacterium harbors:
- a CDS encoding 3-isopropylmalate dehydrogenase has product MPKIAVIPGDGIGIDVTREALKVLAAIRDQGVDLTWDEFDYGAEKYLATGITLPDAQIDEFRRHYDAVYVGAVGDPRVPDMKHAADILLGLRFKLDLYVNYRPCRLLDESLCPLKGKRPSDVNFVVFRENTEGMYAGVGGHLKKGTADEVALQTSINTRKGVERIIRHAFEYARTFGLTRVTMSDKSNAMRFEGDLWQRTFYEVAAEYPDIEANHWYIDALLMQMVKRPEQFQVIVTSNMFGDIVTDMGAQICGGLGLAASGNIHPGRVSLFEPVHGSAPKYAGKDVANPLAAILTAGLMLEHLGHPQWTWQLEDTVKEMIASGEVPVDMGGKLGTAATGDRVVRGL; this is encoded by the coding sequence ATGCCGAAGATAGCCGTCATACCCGGGGACGGGATCGGTATCGACGTTACCCGTGAGGCTTTGAAGGTTCTCGCCGCTATTCGCGACCAGGGCGTCGATTTGACCTGGGATGAGTTCGATTACGGCGCCGAGAAGTATCTCGCCACCGGAATCACCCTCCCCGATGCCCAGATCGACGAGTTTCGCCGCCACTACGACGCTGTCTATGTCGGCGCGGTCGGCGACCCTCGCGTCCCCGATATGAAGCATGCTGCCGACATTCTGCTCGGTCTCCGATTCAAACTCGACCTCTACGTCAACTACCGTCCCTGCCGACTGCTCGACGAATCGCTCTGCCCTCTGAAGGGCAAGCGCCCTTCCGATGTCAACTTCGTCGTTTTTCGTGAGAACACCGAGGGAATGTATGCCGGCGTCGGCGGGCACCTGAAGAAGGGCACTGCCGACGAGGTGGCGCTTCAGACTTCGATCAACACCCGCAAGGGCGTCGAGCGGATCATTCGCCACGCCTTCGAGTATGCCAGGACATTCGGCCTAACCCGGGTGACGATGTCCGACAAGTCGAACGCGATGCGCTTCGAGGGTGACCTTTGGCAGCGGACGTTCTACGAGGTGGCTGCCGAATATCCGGACATCGAAGCTAACCATTGGTACATAGACGCGCTCCTGATGCAGATGGTGAAGCGACCCGAGCAGTTTCAGGTGATCGTCACGTCCAATATGTTCGGCGACATTGTAACCGATATGGGCGCGCAGATTTGCGGCGGGCTCGGTCTGGCGGCATCGGGGAACATCCATCCCGGGCGGGTGTCGCTCTTCGAGCCGGTGCACGGCTCGGCGCCGAAGTATGCCGGCAAGGATGTAGCCAATCCCCTGGCTGCGATCCTGACCGCGGGACTGATGCTGGAGCACCTTGGCCATCCGCAATGGACCTGGCAGCTTGAAGATACTGTCAAGGAGATGATTGCTTCCGGCGAAGTGCCGGTCGATATGGGAGGGAAGTTGGGGACGGCGGCGACAGGGGATAGGGTGGTGAGGGGGCTATAG
- a CDS encoding DUF3800 domain-containing protein — MYILYVDESGDTGLGAESTRHYVLAGIALFEGAWRKVTEYIENIQRDFFPDAGVRVEFHFKHLRHGKGVYSHLTHDDRNALWTRIESVWQLHHRDFSSFCVIIDKHTCGPLKSTIEHEVFEQLSSRFNLFLKRRWAEGFWHKGIIVFDRRTTTQDRILQSLQRTFQQQGHRWAPLDNVIETVFTLPSLPRHSHLTVGRSPGRRCLSICRKWHYRSSPAYCTLL; from the coding sequence ATGTATATCCTCTACGTAGATGAATCCGGTGATACCGGTTTGGGGGCGGAATCGACCAGACACTACGTTCTGGCTGGCATAGCACTCTTTGAAGGCGCCTGGCGAAAAGTCACTGAATACATCGAAAACATCCAACGAGATTTCTTTCCGGATGCAGGAGTACGGGTCGAGTTTCATTTCAAGCACCTGCGGCATGGAAAGGGTGTTTATTCGCACCTGACACACGATGATCGCAACGCACTATGGACTCGTATTGAGTCGGTTTGGCAACTTCATCACAGGGATTTCAGTTCTTTTTGCGTCATCATTGATAAGCATACCTGTGGTCCGCTGAAAAGCACCATCGAGCACGAGGTGTTCGAACAGCTCAGTTCAAGGTTCAATCTCTTTTTGAAGCGGAGATGGGCCGAAGGGTTTTGGCATAAGGGAATCATTGTGTTCGACCGACGGACAACTACTCAAGACCGAATATTGCAAAGCTTGCAAAGGACTTTCCAGCAGCAGGGGCATCGCTGGGCACCGTTGGATAATGTCATTGAAACCGTATTCACCTTGCCGTCCCTCCCACGACACTCGCATCTTACAGTTGGCAGATCACCTGGCAGGCGTTGTCTTTCAATTTGCAGAAAATGGCATTATCGATCATCTCCAGCCTATTGCACCTTACTTTGA